AGACCTCTAAAAATTTTAATCAGATCACTGATTTCCTTGATGATTCTGTCGAAGCTTTTTAAAAAGGAGTCGTTAATGGATTCCGGAAAATTGATATCATGCTATTTCTTTTTTTTCAATTCTTCTTCTACCATTTTAAGAGTTGTTTTTAAAAAGTCTTTTAAGTTCAATTCGTTTATAGAAACATAATCATTGTTGTGTTTGTGATGCCAAATTTGATTCTCAAATTCTAAATATTCCTGCTCAGATAACTTGAACTTAAATGGGGATTTTTCTTGGTAGTTTTTGAGATAATTTTTCCTGTCAAATGGCAGTTTTTTGGTGAGGTCTCCATTTGCTAAGGGGAAACGTTTCATCAAAAATGGCATTAAGTTGATGGTATAATTATCTGATCTAAAAAGAATATCCTCCTCTTGATCTACCAAAAGTGTCAGCCAATTTACAATCTGAGTTCGTAAGGCATCATTTTTCAAAAGGGTCAATTTTCCTGAATTGACGATTTCGCTAGACACTCCTGTTTGGGCATCAAATGAATTAAATGTGCCTATCCTTACAAGCAGGTCATCCAACAGTTCAGGATCATTTTCAAGGGCATTTGATCGTATCAGTTGGGTGAGTTGCACACTTGCTTCGGTTACTTTTTGATTGATAGTGATGCTAAAGTTTAATTCCTCCAGATTATTTTCGAATTCATTTTTTAGCCCTACAAGTATTTCCAATTCTTCATTATTTTCAATTCGTTGCTGATTCCAGGAATTGATCTGTAAAGCGATTAAAATTCCAATGGTGACTAAAAGAATTTCCCCAAGAGCATAGATTAAATACCGGGTCACTCGGTTTTGAGAGAGGAGTTTTTGGCGGATTTTGCGTAAGGAGGATATCAATCTTCTATAGATTAGGTAGTTGAATAATAAGTTTTGTTCCCTTGCCCTCTTCACTCTCAGCTAAAAGCTCCCCCCCATGCGCCTTCACAATATCATAGGATAAGGATAACCCCAACCCAGTTCCCGAACCGGTTGGTTTGGTGGTGAAGAAGGGCTGGAAGATCTTTTCTCTGATGTGTTCGGGGATGCCGTTGCCGTTGTCTTTTACAGAAATCTCTATCCCTAAATCTCCTGAAGTGGACCTTGCTACTGTTGTTTTTACTGTAACTTCAGGTTGATAGCCTTTATAGCTATCATTATCAGCACTTGATTTTGCTTTCTCATTTAGAGCATAGAACGCGTTATTGAATAGGTTGAGCAATACTTTTCCGATATCCTGGGGGATGACTGAAATTTTTGGAATATCGGGGTCTAATTTAGTTTTAAGCTCACACGTAAACTCCGGTTCTTTTGCCAAAAAGGATTGGTAACTCATGCTTAAAAATTCTTCTGTAAGGGCATTGAGATTGGTCGGTTCTTTCTCACCTGAACCTCTTTTGCTGTGTTCCAGCATACCTTTCACGATAGCATCAGCCCGCTTGCCATGGAGGGAGATTTTCTCTAAGTTCTGTTTGATATCAGCCGAAATTGCTTTAGCCTCCACTTTGTCACCTTTTTCGATTTCCTCATCCAACTCCTCGATCATTTCGCTACTCACTTCTGAGAAGTTATTTACAAAATTCAGCGGGTTCTGAATCTCATGGGCAATACCTGCGGTAAGCTCTCCAAGCGAAGCCATTTTCTCCGATTGGATCAATTGGGCTTGGGTGGATTTGAGGTTTTCGAGTGATAGATTCAAGTCTTTCGTTCTTTCATTCACCTTGGCTTCAAGCAGAATGTTCTGATTGGCAAGAATTTCTCGTTTTTCCTCAGTGATTCTGAGTGATTTTTCACTTTCCTCCCTTACTGCCTCCAGCGTCTCTTTGAACCGGACAGAGATATATGCCAAGTAAAATAACGGAGGGCTTAAAATATGGAGTGATAGGAGCAGTTTGTCATACTCGTTGTAGAGATCGAGAGAATATTTGTGAAGAATGATTTGGACAATGATGGCTACAGTCGGTACAACTACAGCCCCTACGATGGCCCATTTGGCTCCGGTAATTTCCTTGCGGTGTGCAAACAACGTTCTCCCGAAGTGCCAAAGCATGGCGACAAAGGCTATGGCAAAGGGTTGGGAAACTGAAAAAATATGTGCAGGGATATTTAAGATCAACAAGAGGGCAAGTAGTCCCCAGGAGTATTTTGAGATTTTTTGTGTAAGCACCCATTCTAAGATGAAAAGACCGAAAAGGGTCATTA
Above is a window of Algoriphagus machipongonensis DNA encoding:
- a CDS encoding DUF6090 family protein — translated: MISSLRKIRQKLLSQNRVTRYLIYALGEILLVTIGILIALQINSWNQQRIENNEELEILVGLKNEFENNLEELNFSITINQKVTEASVQLTQLIRSNALENDPELLDDLLVRIGTFNSFDAQTGVSSEIVNSGKLTLLKNDALRTQIVNWLTLLVDQEEDILFRSDNYTINLMPFLMKRFPLANGDLTKKLPFDRKNYLKNYQEKSPFKFKLSEQEYLEFENQIWHHKHNNDYVSINELNLKDFLKTTLKMVEEELKKKK
- a CDS encoding sensor histidine kinase produces the protein MRKNLTCFFLFFVYFTSAFSQTEVVKISQEMFYPHQRIFLAPLEGWVFKQGNNPAWADPDFDDSNWKDFNPTQLSPELEDASGRNEGWFRIKFQLDESFENIPLAISRELWAATDVYLDGKLIHSFGETELPYKAYNPILKYPIPVDLEVGHEYLLAIHFVDYESTFTQREIRLKPENLQTFINLTGPEYSAWVTRAYKQTHIYVTLSIGVSFLLFFLYWFLVYLNPDQTIFRIVAWYTTAVLIGSVVFFGNTFFEISYSLEKVRFLVFITFQAVMTLFGLFILEWVLTQKISKYSWGLLALLLILNIPAHIFSVSQPFAIAFVAMLWHFGRTLFAHRKEITGAKWAIVGAVVVPTVAIIVQIILHKYSLDLYNEYDKLLLSLHILSPPLFYLAYISVRFKETLEAVREESEKSLRITEEKREILANQNILLEAKVNERTKDLNLSLENLKSTQAQLIQSEKMASLGELTAGIAHEIQNPLNFVNNFSEVSSEMIEELDEEIEKGDKVEAKAISADIKQNLEKISLHGKRADAIVKGMLEHSKRGSGEKEPTNLNALTEEFLSMSYQSFLAKEPEFTCELKTKLDPDIPKISVIPQDIGKVLLNLFNNAFYALNEKAKSSADNDSYKGYQPEVTVKTTVARSTSGDLGIEISVKDNGNGIPEHIREKIFQPFFTTKPTGSGTGLGLSLSYDIVKAHGGELLAESEEGKGTKLIIQLPNL